A genome region from Scomber japonicus isolate fScoJap1 chromosome 15, fScoJap1.pri, whole genome shotgun sequence includes the following:
- the zgc:63863 gene encoding TBC1 domain family member 20 → MKRLKRKKHNVGVEVNGERSVTREPDCGRKQKLAEIHQALNSDPVDIETLRSAAASKGGLLTDELRRKVWPKLLSINVYDLPHKPGRDVRDNHKDYNQVVLDVRRSMKRFPKGMPAAERAVLQEQLIDIILVVLKCNPQLHYYQGYHDVAVTLLLVVGERMAIAMLHTLSKYHLRDFMDPTMDSTKHILNYLMPILEQVDTELHDFMIRSEVGTIFALSWLITWYGHVLPESRHTLRLYDFFLASHPLMPIYLAAAIVLHREKEVKKTECDMAMVHHLLSRIPQDLPYELLIGQSQELFDQYPPSLLAKRAALQSRKSLSISTFKAFQLSTLHQRPDSVLQRLTKAQDSTTSRHASRHSGLEAALPQDRGQLWGKGNKMVKMAVWGLSATLGAAVFAVAQTAMDWGPEVLLQLF, encoded by the exons ATGAAAAGACTCAAGAGGAAGAAACATAACGTCGGAGTTGAGGTGAATGGGGAACGATCTGTCACAAGAG AACCAGATTGTGGCAGGAAACAGAAGTTGGCTGAGATCCATCAGGCTTTGAACAG TGATCCAGTGGACATTGAGACCCTGAGGAGCGCAGCAGCCAGTAAGGGAGGACTGCTCACTGATGAACTGAGGAGGAAAGTCTGGCCCAAACTGCTGAGCATCAATGTGTATGATCTACCACACAAACCTG gTCGAGATGTGAGGGACAACCACAAGGACTACAACCAAGTAGTCCTGGATGTCAGGAGATCTATGAAGCGTTTTCCTAAAG GTATGCCAGCCGCAGAGAGAGCCGTACTTCAGGAGCAGCTCATTGACATCATCCTGGTGGTTTTGAAATGTAACCCTCAGCTCCACTACTATCAGGGCTACCACGATGTGGCTGTCACTCTGTTGCTGGTAGTCGGGGAGCGGATGGCCATTGCCATGCTGCACACTCTGTCCAAATATCACCTCAG gGATTTCATGGATCCTACTATGGACAGcactaaacacattttaaactatttaatGCCAATATTGGAACAAGTAGATACAGAACTACACGACTTCATGATCAG ATCGGAGGTGGGAACCATCTTTGCGCTGTCCTGGCTCATCACATGGTACGGCCACGTCCTGCCAGAGTCCAGACACACCCTGAGACTCTATGACTTCTTCCTGGCCTCCCACCCACTGATGCCCATCTACCTCGCTGCTGCG ATTGTGctacacagagagaaggaggtgaagaagactgaatgtgacatGGCCATGGtccaccacctcctctcccGCATCCCCCAGGACCTTCCATATGAACTTCTCATTGGCCAGTCCCAGGAGCTGTTCGACCAGTATCCTCCCTCGTTACTGGCCAAACGGGCAGCACTGCAGTCTCGCAAGAG TCTGTCCATCAGTACCTTTAAGGCGTTTCAGCTCTCCACCCTCCACCAGAGGCCAGACTCAGTGCTTCAACGCCTCACCAAGGCCCAGGACTCCACCACCTCCAGACACG CCTCTCGACACTCTGGCCTGGAAGCTGCTTTGCCCCAGGACAGAGGCCAGCTGTGGGGGAAGGGGAACAAGATGGTGAAAATGGCAGTGTGGGGGCTGTCCGCCACTCTTGGGGCGGCCGTGTTCGCCGTGGCCCAGACGGCCATGGACTGGGGACCTGAAGTGTTACTACAACTGTTCTGA